In the genome of Nymphaea colorata isolate Beijing-Zhang1983 chromosome 9, ASM883128v2, whole genome shotgun sequence, one region contains:
- the LOC116260204 gene encoding protein HEADING DATE 3A-like, whose protein sequence is MSRRERDPLVVARIVGDVLDPFNRSVSLTVRYNSREVANGCEFKPSAVAHQPRVVVGGDDLRTFYTLVMVDPDAPSPSSPTLGEYLHWMVIDIPATTGSAFGREVVCYEQPRPSVGIHRLIFVLFQQLGRGTVYAPSWRHNFNTRDFAAQYNLGLPVAAVYFNSQRESGSGGRRAPWPLD, encoded by the exons ATGAGCAGAAGAGAAAGAGACCCATTGGTGGTGGCAAGGATAGTGGGTGATGTGTTGGATCCCTTTAACAGGTCTGTATCTTTAACAGTAAGATACAACTCGAGGGAAGTGGCAAATGGGTGTGAGTTCAAACCATCGGCTGTGGCTCACCAACCTAGGGTTGTAGTCGGAGGGGATGATCTGAGGACCTTCTACACACTG GTTATGGTTGATCCTGATGCTCCTAGCCCAAGCAGCCCTACACTTGGAGAATACTTGCACTG GATGGTGATTGACATTCCAGCAACCACTGGTTCGGCCTTCG GCAGAGAGGTAGTGTGCTATGAGCAGCCAAGGCCCAGCGTTGGGATCCACCGTCTCATCTTCGTGTTGTTCCAGCAGCTCGGCCGGGGGACGGTTTACGCGCCCAGTTGGCGCCACAACTTCAATACCAGAGACTTCGCTGCACAGTACAACCTGGGTTTGCCGGTGGCCGCAGTATATTTTAACAGCCAGAGGGAGTCCGGCTCCGGTGGCAGAAGAGCTCCATGGCCACTCgattga
- the LOC116260205 gene encoding protein HEADING DATE 3A-like — protein MRRRERDALVVARIVGDVLDPFNRSVSIRVSYNSREVTNGCEFRPSAVAHQPRVVVGGDDLRTFYTLVMVDPDAPSPSNPTLREYLHWMVTDIPGTTGSAFGSEVVCYEQPRPSIGIHRLIFVLFQQLGRETVYAPNWRQNFNTRVFAAQYNLGLPVAAVYFNCQRESGSGGRRVPQPTD, from the exons atgagaagaagagaaagagacgcCTTGGTGGTGGCAAGGATAGTAGGAGATGTGTTGGATCCCTTTAACAGGTCTGTATCTATAAGAGTAAGTTACAACTCAAGGGAAGTGACAAATGGGTGTGAGTTCAGACCATCGGCGGTGGCTCACCAACCTAGGGTTGTAGTCGGAGGGGATGACCTGAGGACCTTCTATACACTG GTCATGGTTGATCCTGATGCTCCTAGCCCAAGCAACCCTACACTTAGAGAATACTTGCACTG GATGGTGACTGATATTCCCGGAACCACTGGTTCGGCCTTTG GCAGTGAGGTAGTGTGCTATGAGCAGCCAAGGCCCAGCATTGGGATCCACCGTCTCATCTTCGTGTTGTTCCAGCAGCTCGGCCGGGAGACGGTTTATGCGCCCAATTGGCGCCAAAACTTCAATACCAGAGTCTTTGCTGCACAGTACAACCTAGGCTTGCCGGTGGCCGCAGTATACTTCAACTGCCAGAGGGAGTCCGGCTCCGGTGGAAGAAGAGTTCCACAACCAACTGATTAA
- the LOC116260414 gene encoding plant UBX domain-containing protein 11 isoform X1 → MDSSASALAFKGSVAEAIAEAKAKNEILLVYVSGTNEDSVLLEKSTWVDPNVAEAVLKHCVFLHLIQGSLDSINFSACYPIKAIPSISAVGYNGVLLWQSEGYTNPEKLLAGIQKAWSDLHSQGWLQEAAAAVLTAALVSNKSEEPSSSTSNASELLKASSEIADMPSLLNNGLTEGEQSTKWSGTASSKEECRYEAEGNDKSKGVPSSGMARDAQEDCFADDKRVLAEENDISSSPVRDMRYTGCEVQSISARPRSQPQVNINSNVQFVNKAEDPISKMNLSNSGFSYSETIVDPTENKPNSLTIQDFGADKENRASRMSSDVHLNIRLSDGASIRGMFSINDTLEMVKKYVDQNRTDGSGPYSLGIPYPRKLFNEQDMSKGLSELGFVGREALIVVPHNKSSVAQQRETASESLTASPSASVGSNDGRFGIVWKILSYFNPFSYFNGAPSSDEEPPNSGTGMWQYGPDPAAWSTTSTARPFPNYPSNAGASSSSGASGSKGKKTPPSWGSNVHTLRQEDDDTAFRDRNAFWNGNSTQYGGDDNK, encoded by the exons ATGGACTCTTCTGCATCTGCGCTGGCATTTAAAGGATCAGTAGCTGAGGCAATTGCTGAAGCAAAAGCAAAGAATGAGATCCTCCTTGTCTATGTCTCAG GTACAAATGAAGATTCAGTGCTCCTAGAGAAGTCCACATGGGTGGATCCAAAT GTGGCAGAGGCAGTACTGAAACATTGTGTCTTCCTGCATCTTATTCAAGGAAGTCTTGACTCAATTAATTTTTCTGCTTGCT ATCCCATCAAAGCTATACCATCTATATCGGCTGTTGGATATAATGGGGTGTTACTTTGGCAGAGTG AAGGCTATACCAATCCTGAAAAGCTATTAGCTGGAATTCAGAAGGCATGGAGCGACCTGCATTCTCAG GGTTGGTTGCAGGAAGCAGCCGCAGCAGTATTGACTGCAGCATTGGTATCAAATAAGTCAGAAGAACCTAGTTCTAGTACTTCTAACGCTTCTGAATTGCTAAAAGCAAGTTCTGAAATAGCTGACATGCCTTCATTGTTAAACAATGGATTAACTGAAGGAGAACAATCCACAAAATGGTCTGGGACAGCATCCTCAAAAGAGGAATGCAGATATGAAGCTGAG GGAAATGACAAATCCAAGGGAGTGCCTTCCTCAGGAATGGCACGTGATGCCCAGGAAGACTGTTTTGCTGATGATAAAAGGGTCTTGGCTGAAGAAAATGACATTTCATCTAGTCCTGTCAGAGACATGAGATACACAGGCTGTGAAGTTCAGTCCATAAGTGCCAGACCCAGATCCCAGCCACAGGTGAATATCAATTCCAATGTGCAGTTCGTTAATAAAGCAGAAGACCCGATATCCAAGATGAATCTCTCGAATTCTGGGTTCTCATATTCAGAGACAATTGTTGATCCTACTGAAAATAAGCCAAATAGCTTGACTATTCAAGATTTTGGAGCAGATAAAGAGAACAGAGCCTCTAGAATGTCAAGTGATGTTCATCTGAACATCCGATTGTCAGATGGTGCAAGCATTCGAGGAATGTTTTCAATCAACGATACACTTGAAATGGTGAAGAAGTATGTTGACCAAAACCGCACAGATGGTAGTGGTCCATATTCCCTTGGAATTCCTTATCCTCGAAAACTGTTCAATGAACAAG ATATGAGTAAAGGACTATCAGAATTAGGTTTTGTTGGTAGAGAAGCACTTATCGTTGTCCCACATAACAAATCCAGCGTGGCTCAACAAAGAGAAACAGCTTCTGAGTCTCTCACTGCAAGCCCTTCTGCATCAGTTGGGAGTAATGACGGGCGGTTTGGAATTGTCTGGAAAATACTTTCGTACTTTAATCCTTTCTCCTATTTCAATGGTGCTCCTAGTTCAGATGAGGAACCTCCAAATTCTGGTACTGGCATGTGGCAATATG GCCCTGATCCTGCTGCTTGGAGTACCACATCAACTGCTCGACCATTTCCGAATTACCCTTCTAATGCTGGTGCATCTTCGTCGAGTGGAGCGTCAGGCAGTAAAGGGAAGAAGACACCACCAAGCTGGGGCAGTAACGTCCACACCCTGAGACAGGAAGACGATGACACTGCATTCCGAGACAGGAATGCGTTTTGGAATGGGAACTCTACTCAGTATGGTGGTGACGACAACAAATGA
- the LOC116260414 gene encoding plant UBX domain-containing protein 11 isoform X2 translates to MDSSASALAFKGSVAEAIAEAKAKNEILLVYVSGTNEDSVLLEKSTWVDPNVAEAVLKHCVFLHLIQGSLDSINFSACYPIKAIPSISAVGYNGVLLWQSEGYTNPEKLLAGIQKAWSDLHSQEAAAAVLTAALVSNKSEEPSSSTSNASELLKASSEIADMPSLLNNGLTEGEQSTKWSGTASSKEECRYEAEGNDKSKGVPSSGMARDAQEDCFADDKRVLAEENDISSSPVRDMRYTGCEVQSISARPRSQPQVNINSNVQFVNKAEDPISKMNLSNSGFSYSETIVDPTENKPNSLTIQDFGADKENRASRMSSDVHLNIRLSDGASIRGMFSINDTLEMVKKYVDQNRTDGSGPYSLGIPYPRKLFNEQDMSKGLSELGFVGREALIVVPHNKSSVAQQRETASESLTASPSASVGSNDGRFGIVWKILSYFNPFSYFNGAPSSDEEPPNSGTGMWQYGPDPAAWSTTSTARPFPNYPSNAGASSSSGASGSKGKKTPPSWGSNVHTLRQEDDDTAFRDRNAFWNGNSTQYGGDDNK, encoded by the exons ATGGACTCTTCTGCATCTGCGCTGGCATTTAAAGGATCAGTAGCTGAGGCAATTGCTGAAGCAAAAGCAAAGAATGAGATCCTCCTTGTCTATGTCTCAG GTACAAATGAAGATTCAGTGCTCCTAGAGAAGTCCACATGGGTGGATCCAAAT GTGGCAGAGGCAGTACTGAAACATTGTGTCTTCCTGCATCTTATTCAAGGAAGTCTTGACTCAATTAATTTTTCTGCTTGCT ATCCCATCAAAGCTATACCATCTATATCGGCTGTTGGATATAATGGGGTGTTACTTTGGCAGAGTG AAGGCTATACCAATCCTGAAAAGCTATTAGCTGGAATTCAGAAGGCATGGAGCGACCTGCATTCTCAG GAAGCAGCCGCAGCAGTATTGACTGCAGCATTGGTATCAAATAAGTCAGAAGAACCTAGTTCTAGTACTTCTAACGCTTCTGAATTGCTAAAAGCAAGTTCTGAAATAGCTGACATGCCTTCATTGTTAAACAATGGATTAACTGAAGGAGAACAATCCACAAAATGGTCTGGGACAGCATCCTCAAAAGAGGAATGCAGATATGAAGCTGAG GGAAATGACAAATCCAAGGGAGTGCCTTCCTCAGGAATGGCACGTGATGCCCAGGAAGACTGTTTTGCTGATGATAAAAGGGTCTTGGCTGAAGAAAATGACATTTCATCTAGTCCTGTCAGAGACATGAGATACACAGGCTGTGAAGTTCAGTCCATAAGTGCCAGACCCAGATCCCAGCCACAGGTGAATATCAATTCCAATGTGCAGTTCGTTAATAAAGCAGAAGACCCGATATCCAAGATGAATCTCTCGAATTCTGGGTTCTCATATTCAGAGACAATTGTTGATCCTACTGAAAATAAGCCAAATAGCTTGACTATTCAAGATTTTGGAGCAGATAAAGAGAACAGAGCCTCTAGAATGTCAAGTGATGTTCATCTGAACATCCGATTGTCAGATGGTGCAAGCATTCGAGGAATGTTTTCAATCAACGATACACTTGAAATGGTGAAGAAGTATGTTGACCAAAACCGCACAGATGGTAGTGGTCCATATTCCCTTGGAATTCCTTATCCTCGAAAACTGTTCAATGAACAAG ATATGAGTAAAGGACTATCAGAATTAGGTTTTGTTGGTAGAGAAGCACTTATCGTTGTCCCACATAACAAATCCAGCGTGGCTCAACAAAGAGAAACAGCTTCTGAGTCTCTCACTGCAAGCCCTTCTGCATCAGTTGGGAGTAATGACGGGCGGTTTGGAATTGTCTGGAAAATACTTTCGTACTTTAATCCTTTCTCCTATTTCAATGGTGCTCCTAGTTCAGATGAGGAACCTCCAAATTCTGGTACTGGCATGTGGCAATATG GCCCTGATCCTGCTGCTTGGAGTACCACATCAACTGCTCGACCATTTCCGAATTACCCTTCTAATGCTGGTGCATCTTCGTCGAGTGGAGCGTCAGGCAGTAAAGGGAAGAAGACACCACCAAGCTGGGGCAGTAACGTCCACACCCTGAGACAGGAAGACGATGACACTGCATTCCGAGACAGGAATGCGTTTTGGAATGGGAACTCTACTCAGTATGGTGGTGACGACAACAAATGA